tgaaaatattttattaattgtaaatatcgatttgaagttaaaaattttatatagaatACTTAATCCAGAATTAGCAAccttgcatatgtatgtatgtatgtactatgtcaatatatgtaaaatattaataaaaaatttataaaatgctcACTCACCACCTTCTACAAAGTTGCACAAATATTACTGAGCAGctgctttgaaattttcatgtttttcatAAAACGCGCGCATTTCCCGTAAAATATTGACGAAACAATCACATATCCCGGAAATACAAAGCACTAATAACCATATCGATAAAACACAATTGCACACTTCCGGAAACATTTTTCCGGAACACTTCGAATTTCACTTTGCATCACCCTAATATGAAAGCGCAGTTGAGCGAAGCCTTGCTAAAATGGCTGCCTTCACTTGCTAAAATGCCACTTGCGACAACTTTTGCACATTAACTAAAAACTACTTGCATTGCACTTTCTCACACTCACAAACAAAGCTTGAGCTTTAAATGAACTTAAAAAGCATGCTAAAATCAAAGCTTTATTAAGGAAAACTTGCCTTGCACGAAAGTGGTGACAGGCGCTTCGGCAAGTGGACGAGCAAACACACAAGCACCATTATAAGCACATATTTACactatatttcttatatttcacatcacacacacacaatacaCAATGAAGCACAACTTAATAACACTTTTTATCACTTAACACAGCAAATAACTCAATAATTTACCAAAAAACTTGCGATATAAACGCGCAACGAAAATTGTCGAAAATACGCACGAAAACTAACGGAACGGAAGCCATTATTGTCGATAAAGTAGTGCTTTGGTTTTGCCAATGGTTTGCCTTGGCTCCAATTGGTCTTCGAATTCGATAACAGCTGTTTACAGAAACTGTCAGCTGTGCGTGTATGCAACCGCATTTCCAATAGGCGGCCTTTGGTTttgtaatttcatattttctctaataaaacttaaataaaaaagtgtgcCAATATGCCTTTCATGAAGGGACGCGCGCCTATTAGGCGTACCATTGAATATTTGAATGCCGGTCGCCTTGTGCtcaaagaaaaagtgaaaatatttagcGTGAACTACAATGTGTATGGTGATCACCACAAAGGCGCCAGGTGAGTGTTATCCAACGCTTTTCAACTGTTTATGAATCAACTATATCTTTATGTTATATAGAGACTTTGTGTTTTGGAATTTGGGTCAAATACAGTATAAGAATCCAAATGTACAAGTGGTGACATTTAAGAACTTGACACCTTCCCCGTTTGTGCGCTGCTACTTTGAGGACGGACGTGATATGCTTATCGACATAGATAGCCGGGATCGCGAGGAAATTATAGAACATCTCTGCAAAGTTGTTGGCAAGTCAAAGTGAGTACTTTAGAGAAATGTGTTCGTAAGCGTATAGCGATAATTGCATAACTGTTAAGCTTGTTATATCCTGGCAGGgtaaattaagtttgccacgaagtttgtagcacccagaaGGAAAAGTCGCAgaccttaaaaaatgtatatataaatgatcggtgTAATAAGCCGAGTTCTTTTAGCTATTCCCGTCTGCTCGTCCGTCTGTATACATATTAGCGAACTAGTCccacaatttttgaaatatcgctCTAAAATtatgcacacgtccttttcatACTAAGAAGCTGATTATTAAACAAAGTCCGTCATACGATCAAgatcaagttcttatatagcaaatttttttatttgtgaatcgTATTGTAGTCTTGTTGCAGtagaagttaacgtttttcttgatttttatatattattttccttcTTTCTATTCACATTACAGAGCCCAATTGGACGCAGAGGCACATTTAGCGGAGAGTAAAGACAATCCTGCCAACTTTGGTTATGGCTGCGATAGACATTGCATCTGTGAGATACCCGGTCAAGTGCCATGCCCAGGCACTGTTAAATTGCCCGATCATCTGCGTGGCAAACACATATTTGCGCCGAAGTAATGAGAAAAAACTAACATTTTACGTTTTAGCCTAATTCTAAataaaacacacatatacagttacaatgtttacaaataaatCACTTTATTTGGCTTAAGTCTCTGAACACAATATTTGATAAGTATACGGATGGATAGCGCGCATATGAGTACAATTATAAATACTTGATGAAATTGAtgaaagtccagatacattgtTCCACGTTACAAAATAAACACTAAACAGAATTTGTCAATACTCTTCGTCCAGTTCCAGTTCGTTTCCAGTTTCTATCTTCGTTTTG
The DNA window shown above is from Bactrocera tryoni isolate S06 chromosome 4, CSIRO_BtryS06_freeze2, whole genome shotgun sequence and carries:
- the LOC120775695 gene encoding probable 28S ribosomal protein S25, mitochondrial, with product MPFMKGRAPIRRTIEYLNAGRLVLKEKVKIFSVNYNVYGDHHKGARDFVFWNLGQIQYKNPNVQVVTFKNLTPSPFVRCYFEDGRDMLIDIDSRDREEIIEHLCKVVGKSKAQLDAEAHLAESKDNPANFGYGCDRHCICEIPGQVPCPGTVKLPDHLRGKHIFAPK